The DNA window CAGAAGCAACtgatgatgacttctggtcTGACGATCTCCACCCAGTGGACATAGCACCATTTACTGAACAAGTAGGCCCAGATCATACTTTACAGCCTGACGATGACTTGTTGAAGTATTTTTATCTTATGATAAACGAAGATTTCTTTGAAACCGCGGCTCAGGAGACGAACAGATATGCAGAACAGGAAATGACTCGCAAAGGTTCCCGCGATTCGATTTGGTACCCCACAACTAGCCCAGAAATGAAAGCTTTCTTTGGACTGAATATCATCATGGGAATAAATCAGTTACCTCGCATCGATATGTACTGGTCGGAAAACCCATTTGTTGGTAAGTAAAATATATGATTTGTATTGCATATATTGCAAGAAATTCACTAAAGCTAAGCCGCTTGTACGATATAAAATACaccaaattatattgaaaaaaaaatagaataacaaAAACCACAAAAACAACCTGCCACACAGAAAgagtaatttaaataatataccccctaagaattaatatttttggtTTTCATTCTCCCAGGAAATGAAGGTTTCAAGAAATGCATGACAAGGACAAGGTTTGAAAAATTGCTGCAGTATCTGCACATAAATGACAACCAGGCTCAAGCACCTGCTGGATCGCCGAATTATGACAGGTATCATACATGGTTTTGCTTTGGTTTATACAAAACTAATTTCTTTTTGTGAGGGAacttgatatatttttgtttgctattattatttttttgtaaagattGTAAAGAcgcatttgtaaaaaaaaaaattagcaaacAGAAAAGCATGTGCTAAAATATTCACATTGAACAAATACTGGaaacaatttttatatgattCATTTCCTTTGGTAATAAAACTTGGTCCCTCATGTGAGTGATTCTAACCGAAACGTGGATTGCACAGggagaaaagtaaaaaaaaaaaacccagatgaAATGTAAACTGGATCATTTCAAAGTTGTTTGAAAGTAatataaattgtatttgattttgattttcatagcTTACTTCTATTCACATACCATTTTACTTAGAAAATAACATGAACAACCAGATGTAAATGACATGTCCTAAGTCACAATCAGTGGTTCAGTATTAGTAGAGTCTTGGCATGTCAAGTTTTGGATCATGGTTTAGAGTTTTGACTGAAACCGAAATATCAAAACTAGAATACAAAACTACTAACTCAGTGAAcaagtatattacatgtatacacggATGCAGAAATTCTGTTTGCCAGGGAAGGGGTGGGTGGGTTCAAAGATCTATTTTTAGTTACGGTACTTTACTATGTGAACTAtataactttgaatttttcaaagggGGTGTGGGCTTGCAGTTGAAATCCTCCACCACCCCCCTCCccaaatacattttagaatacatgttttattacattTCAGACTTCATAAAATCAGACCATTTATCGACATCACAAGAGGAAATTTCCAGAAGTTTTACAAACCAGGGAAGTGTCAGAGTATAGATGAAGGAATGATAAGGTACATGTCATGGCATTTCATCCTTGCTCTTGTTCTATCCGCTTTCTAAACGCAACTTGTTAGCATAATGCTAGTGAGAGCTGCTTGGGTCCTGGCCTTGATTTCCAGTCAAgccatatattttcattatatttatatgtttattctTCCTTTCCTACTACATTACTTTATCCAGTATGCATAGATTTGCCTATATTATGATTCAATTCTCATATTCTTACAGGTACAAGGGACACCATTATGCACAGCAGTACACGCCAGGAAAACCAATAAAGCGCGGTCTAAaggtatttcaatatttataacttttgtaatcttcatatctttttttcaaaaccttGGA is part of the Crassostrea angulata isolate pt1a10 chromosome 3, ASM2561291v2, whole genome shotgun sequence genome and encodes:
- the LOC128177755 gene encoding piggyBac transposable element-derived protein 4-like, with translation MENSSSDNDSDTLSEGSDLQLFSEHEFSSDTDSDDDTQQTESSMEPDSQQTEATDDDFWSDDLHPVDIAPFTEQVGPDHTLQPDDDLLKYFYLMINEDFFETAAQETNRYAEQEMTRKGSRDSIWYPTTSPEMKAFFGLNIIMGINQLPRIDMYWSENPFVGNEGFKKCMTRTRFEKLLQYLHINDNQAQAPAGSPNYDRYHTWFCFGLYKTNFFL